The Gemmata palustris genome includes a region encoding these proteins:
- a CDS encoding DUF1592 domain-containing protein, whose product MISSLPKFGFTFVALLALVPFANAQEKSGEVIYRQMCAKCHGAKGEGAKNYPLPLIGDKSVAQLAHVVDLTMPDGAPELLDAAGSKRVAEYMHDAFYSPNAQAKLNPPRVELARLTIKQYRNSIADVIGSFRGQPKPEDKQGLRGEYFNARGFQGNKRLIDRSDAEVKFDFGKEGPATAPDAKEKFDPHTFCIKWEGSVWAPETGMYEFVVRTDHALRLWVNDNRKAVLDAWVKSGTDTEFKANVFLLAGRAYPIRLEFSKAKQGVDDSKTNPNPPVKPAFVSLNWKRPGRAIEVISAKHLTPQKFPEVAVIEAPFPPDDRSFGWERGTTVSKEWEAATTEGALETAAYIVAKLPELSGAQPNSADRVAKTKAFCRTFAERALRHPLTEPEKALYIDRQFEAAGDDVQLAVKRVVLIVLKSPRFLYPDAAGAPEQYTIASRLAFELWDSPPDKELLDAAAANKLRTRAEIAKHAERMLNDPRAKAKLRDFLLAWLKLDQAKELPKDTKRFPDFDAALASDLRTSLELFLDDVMGSPNADFRQLFLNEETYLNGRLAKFYGAKLPPEAPFQKVKLEADKRSGVVTHPYVLSSLAYTGETSPIHRGVFIGRGLLGIGIKPPMEAFTPLAPDLHPSLTTRERVLLQTKAPACAGCHTIMNPLGFALENFDAAGRFREQDNKKTVDATGSYDARAGVTAKFTGAKELAKFLASSEETQYAFAQQAFHYFVKQPVRAYGLARPEELRKIFADNNLNMRKLVVEIAVIGAMPPKNEKPPK is encoded by the coding sequence ATGATCTCTTCCCTGCCGAAATTCGGTTTTACGTTCGTCGCGCTGCTCGCACTCGTTCCCTTCGCGAACGCCCAAGAGAAAAGCGGCGAAGTGATCTACCGTCAGATGTGCGCGAAGTGTCACGGGGCGAAGGGCGAGGGCGCGAAGAACTACCCGCTACCGCTCATCGGCGACAAATCGGTCGCGCAGCTCGCACACGTTGTCGATCTCACCATGCCCGACGGCGCGCCGGAACTGCTCGACGCCGCGGGATCGAAGCGCGTCGCCGAGTACATGCACGACGCTTTCTACTCCCCCAACGCACAAGCAAAACTCAACCCACCCCGAGTAGAACTCGCGCGTCTCACGATCAAGCAGTACCGCAACAGCATCGCGGACGTGATCGGCAGTTTCCGGGGGCAACCGAAACCGGAAGACAAGCAAGGACTTCGGGGCGAATACTTCAACGCCCGCGGGTTCCAGGGGAACAAGCGGCTGATCGATCGTAGCGACGCCGAGGTGAAGTTCGATTTCGGCAAAGAGGGACCGGCCACAGCCCCGGACGCGAAGGAAAAGTTCGACCCGCACACGTTCTGCATCAAGTGGGAAGGCTCGGTGTGGGCGCCCGAAACCGGAATGTACGAGTTCGTTGTGCGCACCGATCACGCACTGCGGTTGTGGGTCAACGACAACCGCAAAGCCGTCCTCGATGCCTGGGTGAAGTCCGGCACCGACACCGAGTTCAAGGCGAACGTGTTCCTCCTCGCCGGGCGCGCGTACCCGATCCGGCTGGAGTTCTCGAAGGCCAAACAGGGCGTGGACGACTCGAAAACGAACCCGAACCCGCCCGTTAAACCCGCGTTCGTTTCGCTCAACTGGAAGCGCCCCGGGCGCGCGATCGAGGTGATCTCCGCGAAGCACCTCACGCCTCAGAAGTTCCCGGAAGTCGCAGTGATCGAAGCGCCGTTTCCGCCCGACGACCGCAGTTTCGGCTGGGAACGCGGCACCACCGTCTCGAAGGAGTGGGAAGCCGCGACCACCGAAGGGGCGCTCGAAACGGCCGCGTACATTGTCGCGAAACTGCCCGAATTGAGCGGCGCGCAACCCAATTCGGCCGATCGCGTTGCGAAGACCAAAGCGTTTTGCCGGACGTTCGCAGAGCGTGCGCTGCGTCACCCGCTGACGGAACCCGAGAAAGCCCTGTACATCGACCGGCAATTTGAAGCGGCCGGCGACGATGTGCAACTCGCGGTGAAGCGCGTCGTTCTGATCGTGCTGAAATCGCCCCGCTTCCTCTACCCCGACGCGGCTGGGGCACCTGAACAGTACACGATCGCGTCCCGGCTCGCGTTCGAGTTATGGGACTCGCCGCCCGACAAGGAACTGCTCGACGCAGCGGCCGCGAACAAATTGCGCACGCGCGCCGAAATCGCCAAACACGCCGAGCGCATGCTGAACGATCCGCGTGCGAAGGCCAAGCTCCGCGATTTCCTGCTCGCCTGGCTGAAACTCGATCAGGCCAAAGAACTTCCGAAAGACACGAAGCGGTTCCCCGATTTCGACGCGGCCCTCGCGTCCGATCTTCGCACGTCGCTGGAACTGTTCCTCGACGACGTGATGGGAAGCCCCAACGCCGACTTCCGCCAACTCTTCCTCAACGAAGAAACGTATCTCAACGGCCGGCTCGCGAAGTTCTACGGTGCGAAACTGCCGCCGGAAGCGCCCTTCCAGAAAGTGAAACTGGAGGCCGACAAGCGCTCCGGCGTCGTCACACACCCCTACGTTCTCTCGTCGCTCGCATACACGGGGGAAACGTCGCCGATTCACCGCGGCGTGTTCATCGGGCGCGGGCTACTCGGCATCGGCATCAAGCCGCCGATGGAAGCGTTCACACCTCTTGCCCCGGACCTGCACCCCAGCCTGACCACCCGTGAGCGTGTCTTGCTGCAAACGAAGGCTCCCGCATGTGCCGGGTGCCACACGATCATGAACCCGCTCGGGTTCGCGCTGGAAAACTTCGACGCGGCCGGTCGGTTCCGCGAGCAGGACAACAAGAAGACCGTGGACGCGACCGGCAGCTACGACGCGCGGGCCGGCGTCACGGCCAAATTCACCGGCGCGAAGGAACTGGCCAAGTTCCTCGCCTCAAGCGAAGAAACGCAGTACGCCTTCGCACAGCAAGCGTTCCACTACTTCGTGAAGCAACCCGTCCGGGCTTATGGGCTTGCGAGGCCCGAAGAATTGCGGAAAATATTTGCCGATAACAACCTGAATATGCGAAAACTGGTAGTGGAGATTGCCGTAATCGGTGCTATGCCTCCCAAGAACGAGAAACCGCCGAAATAG
- a CDS encoding DUF1552 domain-containing protein, giving the protein MSLTRTRREFVRDLGISAAAVPFLLNLPSLSFANQAKRKQRIVFIFSPNGIVPKSFWPDEEGAKFTLKEILTPLEPFKDKTLTLHGVCDRIRGDGDGHMRGIGCLLTGIELYPGNVQGGSDTPAGWAKGISIDQEIKNFLQKDAATKTRFGSLEMGVMVPDRADTWTRWSYAGANKPITPIDDPYQMFNKLYGRAKDNEALASVLDDIKDDLKKVGDKVGAADKRLLDEHAAFVRDMEKELKEQKAAANVGHVVPKLEAGMKKDNDNMPKISKAQIDLLVNSFAADFARVASYQITNSVGGARMKWLGVDEGHHELSHEPDTNEKAQEKLVKINKWYCEQVAYLAKRLAETPEPGGTGSLLDNTLIVWTNELGKGNSHTMDNIPFVMVGGGLDYKMGRSLKFNKVAHNRLLMSLAHGFGHTVKAFGNPNHCAAGPLTGLA; this is encoded by the coding sequence ATGTCCCTCACCCGCACCCGGCGCGAGTTCGTGCGCGACCTCGGCATCAGCGCCGCGGCCGTGCCGTTCCTGCTGAACCTGCCGAGCCTCAGCTTCGCGAACCAGGCCAAGCGGAAGCAGCGGATCGTCTTCATCTTCAGCCCGAACGGGATCGTGCCCAAGTCGTTCTGGCCGGACGAAGAGGGGGCGAAGTTCACGCTCAAAGAGATCCTCACGCCGCTCGAACCGTTCAAGGACAAGACGCTCACGCTGCACGGCGTCTGCGACCGCATCCGCGGCGACGGCGACGGCCACATGCGCGGCATCGGCTGCTTGCTCACGGGCATCGAACTGTACCCCGGGAACGTGCAGGGCGGGTCCGACACGCCGGCGGGTTGGGCGAAGGGCATCTCCATCGACCAGGAGATCAAGAACTTCCTCCAGAAAGACGCGGCCACCAAGACGCGCTTCGGCTCGCTCGAAATGGGCGTGATGGTCCCCGACCGCGCCGACACCTGGACGCGCTGGAGCTACGCGGGCGCGAACAAGCCGATCACCCCGATCGATGACCCGTACCAGATGTTCAACAAGCTCTACGGCCGGGCGAAGGACAACGAAGCGCTCGCCAGCGTCCTCGACGACATCAAGGACGATCTGAAGAAGGTCGGCGACAAGGTGGGCGCGGCGGACAAGCGACTGCTCGACGAGCACGCCGCGTTCGTGCGCGACATGGAGAAGGAACTGAAGGAGCAAAAGGCCGCGGCGAACGTGGGCCACGTGGTGCCGAAGCTCGAAGCCGGCATGAAGAAAGACAACGACAACATGCCGAAGATCAGCAAGGCGCAAATCGACCTGCTGGTGAACAGCTTCGCGGCCGACTTCGCCCGCGTCGCGTCGTACCAGATCACGAACTCGGTGGGCGGTGCCCGCATGAAGTGGCTGGGCGTGGACGAGGGGCACCACGAACTGTCGCACGAGCCTGACACGAACGAAAAGGCCCAAGAGAAGCTGGTGAAGATCAACAAGTGGTACTGCGAGCAGGTGGCCTACCTCGCCAAGCGCCTGGCCGAAACACCGGAACCGGGCGGCACCGGCAGCCTGCTCGATAACACGCTGATCGTGTGGACGAACGAACTGGGCAAGGGTAACTCGCACACGATGGACAACATCCCGTTCGTGATGGTCGGCGGCGGGCTGGACTATAAGATGGGCCGGTCACTGAAGTTCAACAAGGTGGCGCACAACCGCCTCCTGATGTCGCTCGCCCACGGCTTCGGCCATACCGTGAAGGCGTTCGGCAACCCGAACCACTGCGCCGCGGGTCCGCTCACCGGCCTCGCGTGA
- a CDS encoding 2-hydroxyacid dehydrogenase, giving the protein MPLPRVLADLPVSSAVLELLGGRVELVPWNATGRVDAIYTYGHPTVDAAMMDRFAGSKVISNFGVGVDHIDVKAATERNIPVGNTPGILDGATADLAFALILAAGRRIVEGDRYARGPDFTRYDPSYMLGREVHGSTLGVFGMGRIGRQVAMRANGFGMKVLYHNRNRSDEAEVALKARYATKDELLAAADYVVLTVPLTPETRSFIGRAELAKMKPTATLVNVARGAVVDKDALTEALSAKRIFAAALDVTVLCATSCIRAAEA; this is encoded by the coding sequence ATGCCTCTGCCCCGCGTGCTCGCCGATCTTCCGGTGTCATCAGCCGTGCTGGAGTTGCTCGGCGGGCGCGTCGAACTCGTACCCTGGAACGCGACCGGGCGCGTGGACGCGATCTACACCTACGGTCACCCGACCGTTGACGCGGCGATGATGGACCGCTTCGCGGGCTCGAAGGTCATCAGTAACTTCGGCGTGGGCGTCGATCACATTGATGTGAAGGCGGCGACCGAGCGCAATATCCCGGTCGGGAACACCCCTGGCATCCTTGATGGTGCGACGGCGGACCTCGCGTTCGCGCTCATCCTCGCGGCTGGTCGGCGCATTGTGGAAGGCGACCGCTACGCACGCGGGCCGGACTTCACGCGGTACGACCCGTCGTACATGCTCGGGCGCGAGGTCCACGGCAGCACGCTCGGGGTGTTCGGGATGGGGCGCATCGGCCGGCAGGTCGCGATGCGCGCGAACGGCTTCGGGATGAAGGTGCTGTACCACAACCGCAACCGGAGCGACGAGGCCGAAGTCGCGCTGAAGGCTCGGTACGCGACGAAGGACGAATTGCTCGCCGCCGCCGACTATGTCGTACTCACGGTACCACTCACACCCGAAACGCGCAGTTTCATCGGTCGGGCCGAACTCGCGAAAATGAAGCCCACCGCGACGCTGGTGAACGTCGCACGCGGAGCGGTCGTTGATAAAGACGCCCTCACGGAAGCACTTTCGGCGAAACGCATCTTCGCGGCGGCCCTCGACGTAACTGTACTTTGCGCGACTTCCTGTATTCGAGCGGCTGAGGCTTAG
- a CDS encoding MBL fold metallo-hydrolase yields MDRWFDGVYLVGRYNWLQTGVWLLAHNGEAAVLELPPTSLVGIDLGPDPAGDAASAARELGVAVKFLLCTHAHHDHFSTRTFDAMRRQFPRAEPVLQSGFRQLAGGAPDIRYFDDGLTLFVGGELLHLVHAPKHSYTDTMVIFRGAACTGDWELNTVRTVNERVPVDVRLGSCERMIEFVARTGYHVHRVYSVHANDRRDAVDFPALMADTRTDRRLW; encoded by the coding sequence ATGGACCGTTGGTTCGATGGTGTGTATTTGGTCGGTCGCTACAACTGGCTGCAAACCGGTGTGTGGTTGCTCGCTCACAACGGCGAGGCGGCGGTGTTGGAACTCCCACCGACCAGTCTCGTGGGAATCGACCTCGGCCCCGACCCGGCCGGGGACGCGGCTTCGGCCGCGCGCGAACTCGGGGTCGCGGTGAAGTTCCTACTTTGCACGCACGCGCACCACGACCATTTCAGCACCCGGACGTTCGACGCGATGCGCCGGCAGTTTCCGCGCGCGGAACCGGTGTTGCAAAGCGGCTTCCGCCAACTCGCCGGCGGCGCCCCCGACATCAGGTATTTCGACGACGGCCTTACGCTGTTCGTCGGCGGCGAACTGCTGCACCTCGTTCACGCGCCGAAACACAGCTACACCGATACGATGGTGATCTTCCGCGGCGCGGCGTGTACCGGGGACTGGGAACTCAACACGGTGCGCACAGTAAACGAGCGCGTCCCGGTCGATGTGCGGCTGGGCTCGTGCGAGCGCATGATCGAGTTCGTGGCTCGCACCGGGTACCACGTTCACCGCGTGTACTCGGTTCACGCCAACGACCGCCGCGACGCGGTGGACTTCCCCGCGCTCATGGCCGACACGCGCACCGACCGCCGGCTGTGGTGA
- a CDS encoding sterol desaturase family protein encodes MPETLLTLLDQVGALPSQTKILMLVAVMPAAFVLLEHLFPAHTHQAAARRSIVLNVTYWLVNPLLIQVVSKFAVCLVGLGLCLALGWPMDESVLNGFGPLGRQPLWLQAIEILVIADFVDYWTHRGFHVTRFWRFHAIHHSPEQMTWHASARMHPVNDFVTRLCQVIPVVLLGLSIKAVLIVVPILVFFVIVLHSNLNWDFGPLRWVFVSPLYHRWHHTRDEEGLDKNFSGIFPIWDLLFGTAHFPHREPAKFGVNHDPPPETLWGQLAYPFRRLERQHTDHASPSQEPHTAPSDVAPVGSAA; translated from the coding sequence ATGCCCGAAACCCTACTCACTTTACTCGATCAAGTCGGCGCGCTCCCGTCGCAAACCAAAATCCTCATGTTGGTCGCTGTCATGCCGGCGGCCTTCGTTCTTCTGGAGCACCTGTTCCCGGCGCACACGCACCAAGCCGCCGCGCGCCGGTCGATCGTGCTGAACGTCACGTACTGGCTCGTCAACCCGTTGCTCATTCAGGTTGTATCGAAGTTTGCCGTCTGTTTGGTCGGTTTGGGACTGTGCCTCGCGCTCGGTTGGCCAATGGACGAGTCGGTTTTAAACGGGTTCGGTCCCCTGGGGCGCCAACCGCTCTGGCTGCAGGCGATCGAAATACTGGTAATCGCCGACTTTGTCGACTATTGGACCCACCGCGGGTTCCACGTCACGCGGTTCTGGCGGTTCCACGCGATCCACCACAGCCCGGAACAGATGACGTGGCACGCTTCGGCCCGGATGCACCCGGTGAACGACTTCGTCACCCGGTTGTGCCAGGTGATCCCGGTGGTGCTGCTGGGCCTATCGATCAAGGCCGTGCTGATCGTGGTACCGATCCTGGTGTTCTTCGTGATCGTGTTACACTCGAACTTGAATTGGGACTTCGGGCCATTGCGTTGGGTGTTCGTCAGCCCGTTGTATCACCGGTGGCACCACACCCGCGACGAAGAGGGGTTGGACAAGAACTTCTCGGGCATCTTCCCGATCTGGGATCTGCTGTTCGGGACCGCGCACTTCCCGCACCGCGAACCCGCGAAATTCGGTGTGAACCACGACCCACCCCCGGAAACGCTCTGGGGGCAACTGGCCTACCCGTTCCGCCGGCTCGAACGCCAGCATACGGATCACGCCTCGCCCTCACAGGAACCGCACACAGCCCCGTCCGATGTCGCGCCAGTTGGAAGTGCAGCCTGA
- a CDS encoding IS701 family transposase: MGGPRAPGPAPLLGHRCAPAAGPVVRARKDLPGIPARTRPGFRTKLELAVELVRWAASWLGHLGKPLWVVADGAYAKAPVLKPLRELGVTVVSRLRKDSALWSVPGPRGPTSGPNRTYGDQRIELAKRAGQTRGWATGTFDLYGKPTEKKYKTFVATWRPAGGAIRVVLVDEPTGWVAFFCTDTAAPVGDILGSVASRFSLEIAFRDLKEVVGAGQQQVRLVRANVGAFHVCLWALTMTEAWAWNRDAKALAGHRAASPWDDGERRPSHADKRRAWRRELLRNEIQAVLRPGINEAELQVAAERLLDLAA, encoded by the coding sequence GTGGGTGGTCCTCGGGCTCCTGGCCCGGCACCCCTCTTGGGGCATCGTTGCGCTCCCGCTGCTGGCCCGGTTGTACGTGCGCGCAAGGACCTTCCGGGGATCCCGGCGAGGACCCGGCCCGGGTTCCGGACCAAGCTGGAACTGGCCGTCGAGTTGGTGCGGTGGGCCGCCTCGTGGCTCGGGCACCTGGGCAAGCCCCTCTGGGTGGTGGCCGACGGGGCGTACGCCAAGGCCCCGGTACTCAAGCCCCTGCGGGAGCTCGGGGTGACGGTGGTGAGCCGACTGAGGAAGGACTCGGCCCTGTGGTCCGTGCCCGGCCCGCGGGGCCCCACCAGCGGACCGAACCGGACCTATGGGGACCAGCGAATCGAGTTGGCCAAGCGAGCCGGACAGACCCGCGGGTGGGCCACCGGGACGTTCGACTTGTACGGGAAACCGACGGAGAAGAAGTACAAGACGTTCGTGGCCACCTGGCGCCCGGCCGGTGGGGCGATTCGCGTCGTTCTGGTGGACGAGCCCACCGGGTGGGTGGCGTTCTTCTGCACCGACACCGCCGCGCCGGTGGGCGACATCCTCGGAAGTGTCGCGAGTCGCTTCAGCCTGGAGATCGCGTTCCGCGATCTGAAAGAAGTTGTCGGGGCGGGTCAGCAGCAGGTGCGCCTCGTGCGGGCCAACGTCGGGGCGTTCCACGTGTGCCTGTGGGCGCTCACGATGACCGAAGCTTGGGCCTGGAATCGGGATGCCAAGGCGTTGGCCGGGCACCGGGCCGCAAGTCCATGGGACGACGGGGAACGGCGACCGAGTCACGCGGATAAGCGCCGCGCCTGGCGCCGTGAGCTACTGCGGAACGAAATTCAGGCGGTTCTGCGGCCCGGGATCAACGAGGCCGAATTACAAGTCGCCGCCGAACGACTACTCGACTTGGCCGCTTAA
- a CDS encoding Gfo/Idh/MocA family protein yields the protein MTPMRVALVGCGKVAGIHATALAAIPEAEFVAACDVNADRANAFAAKYGARPFTDLGTMLRDARPGAIIIGTPHPMHAEAAIRAAEAGVHVLVEKPLAASVADCDRMLAAAKKGGATLGVISQRRFLEPVQRMKRAIDEGKIGKPALGVFIQYSWRDAAYYLSDPWRGKWDTEGGGVLVNQSPHQLDILLWLMGPVAEVSGYWANLNHPTVEVDDTAVASIRFKNGGLGSIITSLSQKPGIYTKVHIHGSLGASVGVETDRGATFIAGVSEIAEPPLTDLWTVPGEEKHLAEFQAQDRASFASVNATVYYHMLQIRDFLQAIRENRSPLVTGEDGRAVVELFSAIYRSNQEKRAITLPLAPPEEKWAVCRTDDTGNTFIVREHLTRAEADRVVAEFEARGHKQTYWTEREK from the coding sequence ATGACGCCAATGCGTGTTGCTCTCGTCGGTTGCGGAAAGGTCGCGGGCATTCATGCGACCGCACTTGCAGCGATACCGGAAGCGGAATTCGTCGCGGCGTGCGACGTGAACGCCGATCGCGCGAATGCCTTCGCTGCAAAATATGGTGCCCGACCGTTCACCGACCTCGGCACGATGCTCCGCGACGCGCGCCCGGGCGCTATCATCATCGGTACGCCACACCCGATGCACGCAGAAGCCGCAATTCGGGCCGCGGAAGCCGGCGTTCACGTCCTCGTCGAGAAGCCGCTCGCCGCGAGCGTCGCGGATTGCGACCGGATGCTGGCGGCCGCCAAGAAGGGCGGCGCTACGCTCGGTGTCATCAGCCAGCGCCGGTTCCTGGAGCCGGTTCAGCGCATGAAGCGCGCGATCGATGAGGGCAAGATCGGGAAGCCGGCGCTCGGCGTCTTCATCCAGTACAGTTGGCGCGACGCGGCGTACTACCTCTCGGACCCGTGGCGCGGGAAGTGGGACACCGAGGGCGGCGGCGTGCTCGTGAACCAGTCGCCGCACCAACTCGACATCCTCCTGTGGCTCATGGGGCCGGTCGCCGAAGTGAGCGGTTACTGGGCGAACTTGAACCACCCGACCGTGGAAGTGGACGATACCGCGGTCGCATCGATCCGGTTCAAAAACGGTGGGCTGGGTTCGATCATCACGAGCCTTTCACAGAAGCCGGGCATTTACACGAAGGTCCACATCCACGGTTCCCTCGGCGCATCGGTCGGAGTCGAAACGGACCGCGGCGCGACGTTCATTGCGGGCGTGTCGGAGATCGCGGAACCGCCGCTCACCGATCTGTGGACCGTTCCCGGCGAAGAAAAGCACCTTGCCGAATTTCAAGCGCAAGACCGGGCGAGTTTCGCCAGTGTGAACGCCACGGTTTACTACCACATGCTCCAGATTCGCGACTTCCTGCAAGCGATCCGCGAGAACCGCTCGCCGCTCGTGACCGGCGAGGACGGGCGCGCGGTGGTGGAGCTGTTCAGCGCGATTTACCGCTCCAATCAAGAGAAACGAGCGATCACGCTACCGCTCGCGCCACCGGAAGAGAAGTGGGCCGTGTGCCGCACCGACGACACCGGCAACACGTTCATCGTGCGCGAGCACCTCACGCGCGCGGAGGCCGATCGCGTCGTGGCCGAGTTCGAGGCGCGCGGCCACAAACAGACGTACTGGACGGAGCGCGAGAAGTAA
- a CDS encoding sugar phosphate isomerase/epimerase family protein, with protein sequence MPLRISAFPKCYLEAIAGERSMTVFEWIEMAKALDCDGLEMYEGFFTSLEPGYLDSVGDAIRATGRVMPMLCCSPDFTNPDADARKRAIDKEVEMVRVTRRLGGPRTVCRVLSGPRYPDVAREQGLGWVVECINAVLPVARECDVILGLENHYKDGFWKYPEFAQKKDVFLDLVNAIPDRTHFGVQYDPSNAVVAGDDPIELLRAVADRVVSMHASDRYLADGATLDDLRAADGSIGYFDKLRHGVTGKGLNDFDAIFRILAEHNYRGWVSIEDGMNGMGEMAESLAFLRNVTAKYFP encoded by the coding sequence ATGCCGCTCCGCATTTCTGCGTTCCCCAAGTGCTACCTCGAAGCGATCGCCGGCGAACGGAGCATGACCGTTTTCGAGTGGATCGAGATGGCCAAGGCGCTCGACTGCGACGGCCTGGAGATGTACGAGGGGTTCTTCACCAGTCTCGAACCGGGCTACCTCGACTCCGTGGGCGACGCGATCCGCGCGACCGGGCGCGTCATGCCCATGCTCTGCTGCTCACCGGACTTCACCAACCCCGACGCGGACGCCCGCAAACGCGCCATCGACAAAGAAGTCGAGATGGTCCGCGTCACGCGGCGGCTCGGCGGCCCTCGAACCGTGTGCCGCGTGCTCAGTGGCCCGCGATACCCGGACGTCGCGCGCGAACAGGGCCTCGGGTGGGTGGTCGAGTGCATCAACGCGGTGCTTCCCGTCGCGCGGGAGTGTGATGTGATCCTCGGCCTGGAGAACCATTACAAGGACGGGTTCTGGAAGTACCCGGAGTTCGCACAGAAGAAGGACGTGTTTCTCGATCTGGTGAACGCGATCCCGGACCGGACGCACTTCGGCGTGCAGTACGACCCCTCGAACGCGGTCGTGGCTGGTGACGATCCCATCGAGTTACTTCGAGCCGTTGCGGACCGCGTGGTGAGTATGCACGCGAGCGACCGATACCTCGCGGACGGCGCCACGCTCGACGACCTCCGCGCTGCGGACGGCAGCATTGGTTACTTCGACAAGCTCCGCCACGGCGTCACCGGTAAGGGGCTGAACGACTTCGACGCGATCTTCCGCATTCTCGCGGAGCACAACTACCGTGGGTGGGTGAGCATCGAAGACGGCATGAACGGCATGGGCGAGATGGCCGAATCGCTCGCGTTCCTGCGAAACGTCACCGCCAAGTATTTCCCGTAG
- a CDS encoding DUF1559 family PulG-like putative transporter has protein sequence MRHGLKRPELACACVIIALLVALAVPAVQQWRAAAVRMQCSNNLRQLGLATCNYVGSSDHFPPGTMLNAALSPEQRLSFFVALLPYIESDPTYSQLAKTEPWDSPKNIDVMDRAGFKYFQCPAWTGGTSIRPPPVGHLAIGNYVGVAGVGMDAATRPPEAPGIGIFGYDRSTQMKDITDGTANTLLLIETTHELGPWIRGGPATVRGLDTGSEPPTGADRPFGGTHLRHAWTYQKRADGFNVGFADASVRYITNDINLDVLRALATIAGGEEVPANW, from the coding sequence ATGCGCCACGGCCTGAAGCGCCCGGAATTGGCCTGTGCGTGTGTGATTATTGCCCTGTTGGTCGCGCTCGCTGTGCCCGCAGTGCAGCAGTGGCGCGCCGCCGCCGTGCGAATGCAGTGCAGCAACAATCTCAGGCAACTCGGTCTGGCAACCTGCAACTACGTGGGATCAAGCGATCATTTTCCGCCCGGGACGATGTTGAATGCCGCACTCTCGCCGGAGCAGCGATTGAGTTTTTTCGTGGCCCTGCTCCCTTACATCGAAAGCGATCCCACGTATTCTCAGCTCGCCAAGACGGAACCGTGGGACTCACCGAAAAACATCGACGTCATGGACCGGGCCGGTTTCAAATACTTTCAGTGTCCGGCGTGGACCGGCGGAACAAGCATTCGCCCCCCGCCCGTGGGGCACCTGGCGATCGGTAACTACGTCGGCGTCGCGGGTGTGGGGATGGACGCGGCCACACGACCACCCGAAGCGCCAGGGATCGGTATTTTCGGCTACGATCGTAGTACCCAAATGAAGGACATCACAGACGGCACCGCGAACACGCTACTCCTGATCGAAACGACACACGAACTCGGGCCGTGGATTCGAGGCGGTCCGGCTACGGTGCGCGGACTGGACACGGGGAGCGAACCGCCCACCGGAGCGGATCGTCCGTTCGGTGGCACCCATCTCCGGCACGCGTGGACGTACCAGAAACGCGCGGACGGCTTCAACGTCGGGTTCGCGGACGCCTCGGTACGTTACATCACGAACGACATCAACCTCGACGTACTCCGCGCCCTCGCGACCATCGCGGGCGGCGAGGAAGTTCCCGCAAACTGGTGA